A genomic window from Artemia franciscana chromosome 14, ASM3288406v1, whole genome shotgun sequence includes:
- the LOC136035254 gene encoding centrosomal protein of 120 kDa-like isoform X1, translating to MDKKDQRKRSDQLLLLILRVCQANNVLLHKGQTLIIEAKFNGESLASDPIPGSIHADVNTELAWSVSRKELHDLRLQKAPIKVELYATSSSQKKLLGYCILDPRTAEVGATDQKWHKMIGSKHADKPVLLLLCLALEIDEETQVVTRVETVEEVTEKRVEKMDVSNKEEEKSREFVNTGFDLKPVLFEGAYFRIGPADRCHDSFCFSVTVVFADNLPLLLPDESSNWPHLDSKYHFYFSLLGCDITTEAFQNITSPEFLAEKASAKIKSSVSFLKRFFEQQKIFEVQFFCDDFAIGYSSVDMAQLSSKIGNEIYLKPVSIAGQYPLRMMNGEIPKNALDQNPVVGLSLTLSIQQDLEREGSVDNKFVQASESGNQSRSEIPLECNAQELEMEVNTHSSLAEERSGMSALPKTNKYLQENPLYISPSQNRQSRLDSEIEQAKNSDYICSFVKELEDWKERQKTKLKDESDKEEMKRFEMLLNQWRQQYTQWQSLFKQKVKKCDEIENNAKTLLQNLMKREEDLKQVEEDFERSKRELAWISDRMHAESDERCEKLKSDFDLKLKLEVEKVKILQNEIKHLTSKESKSPIVVELKEKIAKISADKDLLEEKLTHVRQSKAYYKEQWLRALDKIDNPYCSGEVGDLQQMVKQKDREIEHLKSLLFSNSKKSEDIQTSSSGKNDSPLVRAAIEKGMRVSRAGTDSELTRRKVEPPTPESETRAKGRFSRSKSVEGKRKPLTNSEKTIRPPSISRRSVAKADPLPNRRPLVSRASLEDMQKELEMLERHRLAMLQSGLYKDIDTVIIRTDAKIANLRQSLNSD from the coding sequence GAAACGATCTGACCAgctgttgcttcttattttgaGGGTCTGCCAAGCTAATAATGTTCTTCTACATAAAGGCCAGACATTAATCATAGAAGCGAAATTTAATGGAGAATCATTGGCTTCCGACCCTATTCCTGGCTCAATACATGCTGATGTCAACACTGAACTTGCTTGGTCAGTAAGTAGGAAAGAATTGCATGACTTGAGATTACAAAAGGCTCCAATTAAAGTTGAACTTTATGCTACTTCTTCTTCTCAAAAAAAGCTCTTGGGATATTGTATATTGGACCCAAGAACTGCAGAAGTTGGAGCAACAGACCAAAAATGGCATAAAATGATTGGTTCAAAGCATGCAGATAAACCTGTCTTGTTGTTATTATGTTTAGCATTAGAAATTGATGAAGAGACACAAGTGGTAACTCGTGTAGAAACTGTAGAAGAAGTGACTGAAAAGAGGGTAGAAAAAATGGATGTATcaaacaaagaagaagaaaagtcGAGAGAATTTGTAAATACTGGGTTTGACCTGAAACCAGTGCTATTTGAAGGTGCATATTTTCGGATTGGACCGGCTGATCGTTGTCATGAtagcttttgtttttctgtAACTGTAGTGTTTGCTGATAATCTACCTTTGTTATTACCTGACGAATCCAGTAACTGGCCTCATTTAGATTccaaatatcatttttatttcagtcTTCTCGGTTGTGATATCACAACTGAAGCTTTCCAGAATATAACAAGTCCTGAATTTTTAGCAGAAAAGGCTAGTGCTAAGATCAAAAGCTCTGTGTCCTTCCTAAAAAGATTCTTTGAGcagcaaaaaatatttgaagttcaatttttttgcgATGATTTTGCTATAGGCTATTCTAGTGTTGACATGGCTCAGTTGAGCTCAAAAATtggaaatgaaatttatttaaaacctgTATCTATTGCTGGGCAGTATCCTTTGAGAATGATGAATGGTGAAATACCAAAGAATGCACTTGATCAAAACCCAGTAGTGGGCTTGTCATTAACTCTAAGCATACAGCAAGATCTTGAACGAGAAGGATCAGTTGACAATAAGTTCGTTCAAGCTTCTGAAAGCGGTAATCAATCACGATCTGAAATACCATTAGAGTGTAATGCACAAGAGCTAGAAATGGAAGTCAATACTCACAGTTCTTTGGCAGAAGAACGCTCAGGAATGTCAGCATTGCCAAAAACCAATAAATATCTTCAAGAAAATCCTCTGTATATATCACCTAGTCAAAATAGACAGTCAAGACTTGATTCTGAGATTGAACAGGCCAAAAATAGTGATTATATATGTTCATTTGTTAAGGAATTGGAAGATTGGAAAGAAAGACAAAAGACGAAATTGAAAGACGAATCAGATAAAGAGGAAATGAAGAGGTTTGAAATGTTATTAAATCAGTGGAGGCAACAGTATACCCAATGGCAGAGTCTATTTAAGCAGAAAGTGAAAAAGTGTGATGAAATTGAGAACAATGCCAAAActcttcttcaaaatttaatgaaacgtgAGGAAGACCTAAAACAAGTTGAGGAAGATTTTGAAAGGAGTAAGCGTGAGTTGGCATGGATTTCTGATAGGATGCATGCTGAAAGTGATGAACGATGTGAGAAACTGAAGTCAGATTTTGATCTTAAACTCAAGCTAGAagtggaaaaagtgaaaattttacaaaatgaaattaaacaCTTGACGTCTAAAGAGTCGAAAAGTCCAATAGTTGTTGAGCTAAAGGAGAAAATTGCTAAAATTAgtgctgataaagatcttcttgaagaaaaactaaCTCATGTTCGGCAGTCCAAAGCATACTATAAAGAACAATGGCTAAGAGCTCTTGATAAAATAGACAATCCGTATTGTTCGGGTGAAGTTGGGGACCTCCAACAAATGGTCAAACAAAAAGATAGAGAAATTGAGCACCTAAAATCTCTTCTATTTTCAAATTCTAAAAAGTCGGAGGATATCCAGACATCAAGCAGTGGTAAAAATGACTCACCCCTTGTTCGAGCAGCCATTGAAAAAGGAATGAGGGTATCCAGGGCAGGAACTGATAGTGAGTTGACTCGTCGAAAAGTGGAACCTCCAACCCCAGAAAGTGAGACCAGAGCAAAAGGTCGGTTTAGTCGATCGAAATCTGTAGAGGGGAAGAGAAAACCGTTGACAAATAGTGAGAAGACGATCAGACCCCCATCAATATCTAGGAGATCTGTAGCTAAGGCTGATCCATTGCCTAATAGAAGACCTTTAGTTTCACGAGCTTCGTTGGAAGACATGCAAAAAGAATTGGAAATGCTGGAACGTCATCGACTTGCAATGCTCCAGTCTGGACTTTATAAAGATATTGACACAGTTATCATTAGAACGGATGCAAAAATTGCTAATCTTAGACAAAGTCTTAATTCGGATTAA
- the LOC136035254 gene encoding centrosomal protein of 120 kDa-like isoform X2, whose protein sequence is MCRLDRKRSDQLLLLILRVCQANNVLLHKGQTLIIEAKFNGESLASDPIPGSIHADVNTELAWSVSRKELHDLRLQKAPIKVELYATSSSQKKLLGYCILDPRTAEVGATDQKWHKMIGSKHADKPVLLLLCLALEIDEETQVVTRVETVEEVTEKRVEKMDVSNKEEEKSREFVNTGFDLKPVLFEGAYFRIGPADRCHDSFCFSVTVVFADNLPLLLPDESSNWPHLDSKYHFYFSLLGCDITTEAFQNITSPEFLAEKASAKIKSSVSFLKRFFEQQKIFEVQFFCDDFAIGYSSVDMAQLSSKIGNEIYLKPVSIAGQYPLRMMNGEIPKNALDQNPVVGLSLTLSIQQDLEREGSVDNKFVQASESGNQSRSEIPLECNAQELEMEVNTHSSLAEERSGMSALPKTNKYLQENPLYISPSQNRQSRLDSEIEQAKNSDYICSFVKELEDWKERQKTKLKDESDKEEMKRFEMLLNQWRQQYTQWQSLFKQKVKKCDEIENNAKTLLQNLMKREEDLKQVEEDFERSKRELAWISDRMHAESDERCEKLKSDFDLKLKLEVEKVKILQNEIKHLTSKESKSPIVVELKEKIAKISADKDLLEEKLTHVRQSKAYYKEQWLRALDKIDNPYCSGEVGDLQQMVKQKDREIEHLKSLLFSNSKKSEDIQTSSSGKNDSPLVRAAIEKGMRVSRAGTDSELTRRKVEPPTPESETRAKGRFSRSKSVEGKRKPLTNSEKTIRPPSISRRSVAKADPLPNRRPLVSRASLEDMQKELEMLERHRLAMLQSGLYKDIDTVIIRTDAKIANLRQSLNSD, encoded by the coding sequence GAAACGATCTGACCAgctgttgcttcttattttgaGGGTCTGCCAAGCTAATAATGTTCTTCTACATAAAGGCCAGACATTAATCATAGAAGCGAAATTTAATGGAGAATCATTGGCTTCCGACCCTATTCCTGGCTCAATACATGCTGATGTCAACACTGAACTTGCTTGGTCAGTAAGTAGGAAAGAATTGCATGACTTGAGATTACAAAAGGCTCCAATTAAAGTTGAACTTTATGCTACTTCTTCTTCTCAAAAAAAGCTCTTGGGATATTGTATATTGGACCCAAGAACTGCAGAAGTTGGAGCAACAGACCAAAAATGGCATAAAATGATTGGTTCAAAGCATGCAGATAAACCTGTCTTGTTGTTATTATGTTTAGCATTAGAAATTGATGAAGAGACACAAGTGGTAACTCGTGTAGAAACTGTAGAAGAAGTGACTGAAAAGAGGGTAGAAAAAATGGATGTATcaaacaaagaagaagaaaagtcGAGAGAATTTGTAAATACTGGGTTTGACCTGAAACCAGTGCTATTTGAAGGTGCATATTTTCGGATTGGACCGGCTGATCGTTGTCATGAtagcttttgtttttctgtAACTGTAGTGTTTGCTGATAATCTACCTTTGTTATTACCTGACGAATCCAGTAACTGGCCTCATTTAGATTccaaatatcatttttatttcagtcTTCTCGGTTGTGATATCACAACTGAAGCTTTCCAGAATATAACAAGTCCTGAATTTTTAGCAGAAAAGGCTAGTGCTAAGATCAAAAGCTCTGTGTCCTTCCTAAAAAGATTCTTTGAGcagcaaaaaatatttgaagttcaatttttttgcgATGATTTTGCTATAGGCTATTCTAGTGTTGACATGGCTCAGTTGAGCTCAAAAATtggaaatgaaatttatttaaaacctgTATCTATTGCTGGGCAGTATCCTTTGAGAATGATGAATGGTGAAATACCAAAGAATGCACTTGATCAAAACCCAGTAGTGGGCTTGTCATTAACTCTAAGCATACAGCAAGATCTTGAACGAGAAGGATCAGTTGACAATAAGTTCGTTCAAGCTTCTGAAAGCGGTAATCAATCACGATCTGAAATACCATTAGAGTGTAATGCACAAGAGCTAGAAATGGAAGTCAATACTCACAGTTCTTTGGCAGAAGAACGCTCAGGAATGTCAGCATTGCCAAAAACCAATAAATATCTTCAAGAAAATCCTCTGTATATATCACCTAGTCAAAATAGACAGTCAAGACTTGATTCTGAGATTGAACAGGCCAAAAATAGTGATTATATATGTTCATTTGTTAAGGAATTGGAAGATTGGAAAGAAAGACAAAAGACGAAATTGAAAGACGAATCAGATAAAGAGGAAATGAAGAGGTTTGAAATGTTATTAAATCAGTGGAGGCAACAGTATACCCAATGGCAGAGTCTATTTAAGCAGAAAGTGAAAAAGTGTGATGAAATTGAGAACAATGCCAAAActcttcttcaaaatttaatgaaacgtgAGGAAGACCTAAAACAAGTTGAGGAAGATTTTGAAAGGAGTAAGCGTGAGTTGGCATGGATTTCTGATAGGATGCATGCTGAAAGTGATGAACGATGTGAGAAACTGAAGTCAGATTTTGATCTTAAACTCAAGCTAGAagtggaaaaagtgaaaattttacaaaatgaaattaaacaCTTGACGTCTAAAGAGTCGAAAAGTCCAATAGTTGTTGAGCTAAAGGAGAAAATTGCTAAAATTAgtgctgataaagatcttcttgaagaaaaactaaCTCATGTTCGGCAGTCCAAAGCATACTATAAAGAACAATGGCTAAGAGCTCTTGATAAAATAGACAATCCGTATTGTTCGGGTGAAGTTGGGGACCTCCAACAAATGGTCAAACAAAAAGATAGAGAAATTGAGCACCTAAAATCTCTTCTATTTTCAAATTCTAAAAAGTCGGAGGATATCCAGACATCAAGCAGTGGTAAAAATGACTCACCCCTTGTTCGAGCAGCCATTGAAAAAGGAATGAGGGTATCCAGGGCAGGAACTGATAGTGAGTTGACTCGTCGAAAAGTGGAACCTCCAACCCCAGAAAGTGAGACCAGAGCAAAAGGTCGGTTTAGTCGATCGAAATCTGTAGAGGGGAAGAGAAAACCGTTGACAAATAGTGAGAAGACGATCAGACCCCCATCAATATCTAGGAGATCTGTAGCTAAGGCTGATCCATTGCCTAATAGAAGACCTTTAGTTTCACGAGCTTCGTTGGAAGACATGCAAAAAGAATTGGAAATGCTGGAACGTCATCGACTTGCAATGCTCCAGTCTGGACTTTATAAAGATATTGACACAGTTATCATTAGAACGGATGCAAAAATTGCTAATCTTAGACAAAGTCTTAATTCGGATTAA